Proteins co-encoded in one Erwinia sp. genomic window:
- the ybeZ gene encoding PhoH-like protein (ID:JIFNMEKO_02151;~source:Prodigal:2.6), whose product MNIETREITLEPADNNRLLSLCGPFDDNIKQLQRRLGIEISRRDHAFKLTGNALSVNAAVNILRTLYVDTAPVRGQINDIDPEQIHLAIKESRVLEQVEESVPEFGKAVTIKTRRGMIKPRTPNQAQYVAHILDHDISFGIGPAGTGKTYLAVAAAVDALERQEVRRILLTRPAVEAGEKLGFLPGDLSQKVDPYLRPLYDALFEMLGFERVEKLIERNVIEVAPLAYMRGRTLNDAFIILDESQNTTIEQMKMFLTRIGFNSKAVITGDVTQIDLPRHQKSGLRHAIEVLANVDEISFNFFHSVDVVRHPVVARVVVAYEVWEAAEQKRRDAAAEVRRQETLPKPPAAGESS is encoded by the coding sequence TTGAATATTGAGACACGCGAAATTACCCTGGAACCCGCAGACAATAATCGACTACTGAGTCTTTGTGGTCCTTTTGATGACAACATTAAACAGCTTCAACGCCGGCTGGGTATCGAAATTAGCCGTCGCGATCACGCATTTAAACTGACAGGTAATGCACTGAGTGTTAATGCAGCAGTCAATATACTGCGTACTCTGTACGTTGATACTGCACCAGTACGTGGTCAGATTAACGATATCGATCCTGAACAAATCCACCTGGCGATTAAAGAGTCGAGGGTGTTGGAGCAAGTTGAAGAGAGCGTACCTGAATTCGGTAAGGCCGTAACCATTAAAACACGACGCGGCATGATCAAACCGCGCACACCCAATCAGGCGCAATATGTCGCTCATATACTCGATCATGATATCAGTTTTGGTATCGGTCCGGCGGGTACAGGAAAAACCTACCTTGCCGTTGCTGCCGCCGTGGATGCTCTTGAACGTCAGGAAGTGAGACGAATTTTGCTGACCCGTCCGGCTGTAGAAGCGGGTGAAAAACTCGGCTTTTTACCGGGTGACCTGAGCCAAAAAGTCGATCCTTATTTACGCCCGCTCTACGACGCACTGTTCGAAATGCTTGGGTTCGAGCGTGTTGAAAAGCTCATAGAGCGTAACGTGATCGAAGTGGCGCCGCTGGCCTATATGCGCGGAAGAACTCTCAACGACGCCTTCATCATTCTTGATGAAAGTCAGAACACCACCATTGAACAGATGAAAATGTTTCTGACCCGAATTGGCTTCAACTCCAAAGCGGTGATCACTGGCGATGTAACGCAAATTGATTTGCCTCGTCATCAGAAATCAGGGCTGCGCCATGCGATTGAGGTGCTCGCCAACGTTGATGAAATCAGCTTTAACTTCTTTCACAGCGTAGATGTGGTGCGCCATCCGGTGGTTGCCCGTGTGGTCGTTGCCTATGAAGTCTGGGAAGCAGCAGAGCAAAAAAGACGCGATGCGGCGGCAGAAGTCCGGCGGCAGGAAACGCTTCCAAAACCGCCAGCAGCAGGAGAGTCGTCATGA